The following DNA comes from Diadema setosum chromosome 20, eeDiaSeto1, whole genome shotgun sequence.
atttccgtagcttgtcacatctatgacaacttgtcactgatgacaagttttataaaAACGGGCCCCTGGTGACGTGACTATCAAGATATAAAGTAGCACAAGTATCATGAAGTGAGTTTAATGTGTTTCCTACGACATGTTGGACGCAAGTTGCTCAGCCAAACTATTTAAATTATGCACTCAGCCACTGGCGCCTCCTTGTCCGGCCAGCGTATCCGGGGGAAACTCATTGCCTTGCACGTCAATTGTGTTCACGTCCACACTATGAACTCTGTTCCTCTTCCCGCGCAAGATGAGATCGCGCAGGGCGTGCCGGAAATGGGAATTTCTGGCCGCATAGATGAAGGGGTTAATGCACGAGTTAGCGAAGGCAAGGACTACAAGGGCCTGGTAGAGTGGGCTGTTGAGGAAAGACGCCGGCAGGATTCCCATCATGTAGCAAAAGTAGAGGATCTGGTCCGGCAGCCAGCAAATGATGAACGTGATGATCACgatgaaaaacatctcgatgACACGCCTGCGCGCTTGGAGCAGGGAGAGTGCGGGGCGGTTGGCTTCTTTGCGGTCCGACGAGAGTGATCCGGCTTGCCTCCGCAAAGTCCTTATCGTGCGCACTTGAGTGAAAAGCATGATCGCCATTGGTAGGATGAATTCCACCAGGAAGAAGCTCAAACCAATGAACCTCTGGAAAGCAATAGTTGGGTATTGCACGATGCACTCGTGTCCCTCTGGCTCGGGGTATGATATATAAAGGCTTTGTGTATTTATCACTATCGCCCCAACCCAGCACGACATCAATAGATATCGCGACCGTTTGTTTGAGAATATCGACCTGTAGTGGACGGCGTAGACGACGGCGACGTAGCGCTCGCAGGCAATTAGCGTCAGCGTGAACACCGATGCGATGATCGACGACCACATCGTGAACCAGGAAAATATAATCCTGCAGTACAGCTCTCCGCCGATGGTATTCGGCACCGTCGTCGCCACCGGGTAGGGGAACTGGTGGATGGAAGTTATGAGGTCGGCCACGGCGAGGCCGACGATGAAGACGTTGGTGCAGCTCTTCATTCGTTTCCGATTCACGTAGACGCAGATGACGAGTAGGTTGCCGAGCACGCCAAGGATAGCGAGG
Coding sequences within:
- the LOC140243425 gene encoding galanin receptor 2a-like, with protein sequence MENVTNDSFHYADNDADIDWVVAPLEWTWRTIIQLILAILGVLGNLLVICVYVNRKRMKSCTNVFIVGLAVADLITSIHQFPYPVATTVPNTIGGELYCRIIFSWFTMWSSIIASVFTLTLIACERYVAVVYAVHYRSIFSNKRSRYLLMSCWVGAIVINTQSLYISYPEPEGHECIVQYPTIAFQRFIGLSFFLVEFILPMAIMLFTQVRTIRTLRRQAGSLSSDRKEANRPALSLLQARRRVIEMFFIVIITFIICWLPDQILYFCYMMGILPASFLNSPLYQALVVLAFANSCINPFIYAARNSHFRHALRDLILRGKRNRVHSVDVNTIDVQGNEFPPDTLAGQGGASG